A stretch of Hydractinia symbiolongicarpus strain clone_291-10 chromosome 9, HSymV2.1, whole genome shotgun sequence DNA encodes these proteins:
- the LOC130656194 gene encoding transcriptional adapter 2-beta-like isoform X2, translated as MGNHKRGHNYQLMDNGTFRLVVPEWTADEEMLLLDAIEQHGLGNWDDISDHVGTKTPQEAKDHFEDIYLWKNIGNVTLPRTTSDIPDHATTASGQLSPGILKPVEPLDIPIQEQQELGYMMYRDDFEREHENDGENLVKNLVCSRDDDELETALKLSAADMYWRVLKERSRWKKIARQYGLITSKHKLIASRRKLSKDDREFKDKIRVFAQFLPSQQWEELVTNKIREKELKEKIKELIRYRRNGLKKITACQEYEDAKLQREKKKELKKRMQVISPPRATKTSGKKDKEIKKEMEDEKRLSEKITAASVSAEFKEKMKNDPCYYLLSDKEKQLCFAIQLQCCRYLTLKTFLLNEYASRRMNAQFKSKPPQYLSSILRNSLQEFFLQSGWMCE; from the exons GATAATGGCACTTTTCGACTCGTCGTTCCAGAGTGGACAGCAGACGAAGAAATGTTACTACTCGATGCAATCGAACAGCACGGGTTAGGAAACTG GGACGATATTTCGGATCATGTTGGAACTAAAACTCCTCAAG AAGCGAAAGACCATTTTGAAGATATATACTTGTGGAAGAATATCGGGAATG taacACTTCCACGTACGACTTCAGATATACCTGACCATGCAACAACTGCGAGCG GCCAACTTTCACCGGGTATATTAAAACCAGTTGAACCACTTGATATTCCTATACAAGAGCAACAAGAATTAGGATATATGATGTATAGAGACGACTTTGAAAGG GAACATGAAAATGATGGTGAAAACTTGGTAAAGAATCTTGTCTGCAGTCGAGACGACGATGAGCTGGAAACAG CTTTAAAATTATCTGCAGCAGATATGTACTGGAGGGTGTTAAAAGAACGAAGTCGTTGGAAAAA AATTGCACGCCAATATGGTTTGATAACAAGTAAACACAAACTTATTG CATCCAGACGAAAATTAAGCAAAGACGATAG GGAGTTTAAAGATAAAATACGAGTTTTTGCTCAATTTTTACCATCACAACAATGGGAAGAACTGGTCACCAACAAAATAA GAGAAAAAgaactaaaagaaaaaattaaagaattaatTCGTTACAGAAGAAATGGATTAAAGAAAATAACAG CTTGCCAAGAGTATGAAGATGCGAAACTTCAAAGGGAAAAGAAGAAAGAgctgaaaaaaagaatg caagtAATTTCACCACCCAGGGCAACAAAAACATCCGGGAAAAAGGATAAGGAGATTAAGAAAGA AATGGAAGATGAAAAACGACTATCAGAAAAAA TTACTGCTGCTTCTGTATCAGCTGAATTTAAAGAGAAAATGAAGAATGATCCGTGCTACTATCTTCTGTCAGATAAAGAAAAACAG TTATGTTTCGCGATTCAGTTACAATGTTGCAGATATTTGACGTTGAAAACTTTTCTACTAAAC gaaTATGCGTCTCGTCGAATGAATGCTCAGTTTAAATCCAAACCACCACAGTATCTTTCTTCTATTCTACGGAATTCAttgcaagaattttttttacaaagtggTTGGATGTGTGAATGa
- the LOC130656195 gene encoding homeobox protein ceh-33-like, giving the protein MGSRSDKNTCSMQHIQLVCEALINSKHFERLERFLWALPQGKQFDQTEIIVIAKAFLAFKERNFQRLYQLLQSNAFSKRYHRQLQILWRSAHYMEAELQRGKPLGAVGKYRIRRKHPLPKTIWDGENMSYCFQDEARDILNEAYAKTIYPTATEKLTLAEKSNLTVTQVSNWFKNKRQRARANKGKNDKLTFTQDEEKRQKGFSFSNDVTKNIRPIVLQPRPISLETLYNARRPYATIYRQYPPLIPIGHKSQPIPLSSHQAFIQNHNRSRSTEEYFHHNKVESHVKYVPCTCNMELSKDRFRFSF; this is encoded by the exons ATGGGGAGTCGAAGCGACAAAAACACATGTTCAATGCAACATATTCAACTTGTATGTGAAGCTTTGATAAATTCGAAACATTTTGAAAGACTTGAAAGGTTTTTGTGGGCGTTACCACAGGGAAAGCAATTCGATCAAACAGAAATTATCGTTATCGCTAAAGCGTTTCTTGCATTTAAAGAACGCAACTTTCAAAGATTGTATCAGCTATTACAGAGTAATGCTTTCAGCAAAAGGTACCACCGCCAATTACAAATTTTGTGGAGGAGTGCACATTACATGGAAGCTGAACTACAACGAGGGAAACCGTTGGGAGCAGTTGGCAAATACAGAATACGAAGGAAGCATCCTCTCCCAAAAACCATCTGGGATGGCGAGAACATGTCTTACTGCTTTCAAGATGAAGCACGTGACATCTTAAATGAAGCCTACGCCAAAACAATCTACCCAACGGCTACAGAAAAACTGACGCTGGCTGAGAAATCAAATTTAACTGTGACACAAGTAAGCAACTGGTTTAAAAATAAACGTCAAAGGGCGAGAGCGAATAAAGGCAAAAATGACAA GTTAACATTCACACAAGACGAAGAAAAAAGACAGAAAGGATTCTCTTTTAGcaatgacgtcacaaaaaataTCAGACCAATCGTACTTCAACCGAGACCGATATCGCTAGAAACTTTATACAACGCAAGGAGACCGTATGCTACAATATATCGACAATATCCTCCTCTCATACCAATAGGACACAAAAGTCAACCCATTCCATTATCATCGCATCAAGCTTTTATACAAAACCATAACCGCTCGCGCTCTACAGAAGAATATTTTCATCACAATAAAGTTGAATCGCACGTGAAGTATGTTCCGTGCACATGCAACATGGAGCTTTCTAAAGACAGATTTAGATTTAGTTTTTAA